In the Mycolicibacter sp. MU0102 genome, one interval contains:
- a CDS encoding DJ-1/PfpI family protein, translating into MQVAIPLFPRFTALDAIGPYEVLQRIPDVEVIFVGHRRGEVRADNGMLGVLCDAQFNELTAPDVLVVPGGVGTRTLLDDAELLDWVRKAHTHTRFTASVCTGSLLLAAAGLLDGLTATTHWSAVELLEHLGARYVEQRVVEHLSQRIVTSAGVSSGIDMALRLVELLADADTACAIQLLIEYDPQPPFDCGSLTKAGEDVRRRAAQLRR; encoded by the coding sequence GTGCAGGTAGCGATCCCACTCTTCCCGCGGTTCACCGCCTTGGACGCCATCGGGCCATACGAGGTGCTGCAGCGGATCCCGGACGTCGAAGTGATTTTCGTCGGGCACCGCCGCGGTGAGGTCCGCGCCGACAACGGGATGCTCGGAGTCCTCTGCGATGCCCAATTCAACGAGCTGACTGCACCGGATGTCCTGGTCGTCCCCGGCGGCGTCGGGACACGAACATTGCTCGACGACGCGGAGTTGCTCGACTGGGTGCGCAAGGCCCACACCCACACCAGGTTCACCGCCTCGGTATGTACCGGCTCCCTGCTGCTGGCCGCTGCGGGGCTCTTGGACGGGCTGACTGCGACCACCCATTGGAGCGCCGTCGAGCTGCTAGAACACTTGGGCGCCCGCTACGTGGAACAACGGGTGGTCGAGCACCTGTCCCAGCGGATAGTCACTTCAGCAGGGGTCTCCAGCGGCATCGACATGGCGCTGCGGCTGGTCGAGCTGCTGGCGGACGCCGACACGGCGTGCGCCATTCAGCTGCTCATCGAGTACGACCCGCAGCCACCGTTCGATTGCGGATCGCTGACCAAGGCCGGCGAGGATGTTCGACGGCGCGCCGCGCAGCTGCGGCGCTGA
- a CDS encoding PIG-L deacetylase family protein: MATVVAFHAHPDDEAILTGGTLARAAAEGHRVVVVVATDGRVNDGDGDRLVELHASATALHADRVECLGYADSGFGAEFYPDPPGRVRFARADLEEAAQRLATILREEDADLLLSYQSNGGYGHRDHVRVHHVGKRAAQIAATPRVLEATMPREMLKRVAEGAHLLHLPAPYGREVVRTAYAPASSITHRINVFRFARQKRDAFAAHRSQIGASAAAARLFAVLMRLPPQAAGLMFGREWFVDPTLPPGRVHRDIFE; this comes from the coding sequence ATGGCGACAGTGGTCGCATTCCACGCCCATCCCGATGACGAGGCGATTCTGACCGGGGGAACTCTGGCGCGGGCGGCCGCCGAGGGCCATCGTGTCGTCGTGGTGGTGGCAACCGATGGACGCGTGAATGACGGCGACGGTGATCGGCTGGTCGAATTGCACGCCAGCGCAACGGCCCTGCACGCAGACCGGGTCGAATGTCTGGGCTACGCCGACAGCGGCTTCGGGGCCGAGTTCTATCCGGATCCGCCGGGGCGGGTCAGGTTCGCCCGCGCTGACCTCGAGGAGGCGGCGCAGCGACTGGCGACCATCCTGCGTGAGGAAGACGCGGATCTGCTGCTGAGCTACCAGTCCAACGGCGGCTACGGCCACCGTGATCACGTGCGGGTTCATCATGTCGGTAAGCGGGCCGCTCAGATCGCGGCGACACCGCGTGTGCTCGAGGCGACCATGCCCCGGGAGATGCTGAAGCGGGTCGCAGAGGGCGCTCATCTACTGCACCTACCGGCCCCCTACGGGCGTGAGGTGGTACGCACCGCCTACGCACCGGCATCGAGCATCACCCATCGGATCAACGTGTTTCGGTTTGCCCGGCAAAAGCGGGATGCCTTCGCCGCGCATCGCTCTCAGATCGGTGCCAGCGCCGCCGCGGCACGCCTGTTCGCGGTGCTGATGCGACTTCCCCCACAGGCGGCCGGCCTGATGTTCGGCCGCGAGTGGTTCGTCGATCCAACTCTGCCGCCCGGCAGGGTGCACCGCGACATCTTCGAGTGA
- the mutM gene encoding bifunctional DNA-formamidopyrimidine glycosylase/DNA-(apurinic or apyrimidinic site) lyase, whose protein sequence is MPELPEVEVVRRGLNEHLVGRTITGVRVHHPRAVRRHDAGPADLTARLLGSRITGTDRRGKYLWLLLSGAAADEALVVHLGMSGQMLLGELPDTRHLRIAAMLDDGTKVSFVDQRTFGGWQLTDLVAVDGSVLPVPVAHLARDPLDPRFDAESVIEVLRRKHSEIKRQLLDQTVVSGIGNIYADEALWRAGIRGTRTADRLSRPRLRALLAAAAEVMNDALAAGGTSFDSLYVNVNGESGYFSRSLDAYGREDEPCRRCGTPIRRAKFMNRSSYYCPNCQR, encoded by the coding sequence ATGCCCGAACTTCCCGAGGTCGAGGTGGTTCGGCGTGGCCTGAACGAGCACCTGGTTGGACGCACGATCACCGGGGTGCGGGTGCATCATCCGCGGGCGGTACGCCGCCACGACGCCGGTCCCGCCGATCTGACCGCCCGGCTGTTGGGCTCCCGAATCACCGGCACCGACCGGCGGGGCAAGTACCTGTGGCTGCTGCTGAGCGGGGCCGCGGCCGATGAGGCACTGGTGGTGCACCTGGGCATGAGCGGTCAGATGCTGCTGGGGGAGCTACCCGACACCAGGCACCTGCGGATCGCCGCCATGCTCGACGACGGGACGAAGGTCAGCTTCGTCGACCAGCGGACGTTCGGCGGGTGGCAGCTCACTGACCTGGTCGCCGTGGACGGCAGCGTGCTGCCGGTGCCGGTCGCCCACCTCGCCCGCGACCCCCTGGACCCGCGCTTTGACGCCGAATCGGTGATCGAAGTGTTGCGCCGCAAGCACTCCGAGATCAAACGCCAACTTCTCGACCAGACGGTGGTGTCGGGTATCGGCAACATCTACGCCGACGAAGCGCTGTGGCGGGCCGGGATTCGCGGTACCCGAACGGCCGACCGGCTGTCGCGGCCGCGGCTGCGGGCACTGCTGGCTGCCGCAGCAGAGGTGATGAACGACGCGCTGGCCGCCGGGGGCACCTCGTTCGACTCGCTCTACGTCAACGTCAACGGTGAATCCGGCTACTTCAGCCGGTCACTGGACGCCTACGGCCGTGAAGACGAGCCGTGCCGGCGGTGCGGGACGCCGATCCGCCGGGCGAAGTTCATGAACCGCTCGTCGTACTACTGCCCGAACTGCCAACGCTGA
- the rnc gene encoding ribonuclease III encodes MSRPRQAVLDALGVDLADDLLTLAVTHRSYAYEHGGLPTNERLEFLGDAVLGLTITDELFHRHPDRPEGDLAKLRSSVVNTTALADVARGLTEDGLGAHLLLGRGEENTGGADKSSILADGMESLLGAVYLQHGIDTAREVILRLFGPLLDTAATLGAGLDWKTSLQELTAARGLGVPSYQVTSTGPDHDREFTATAVVSDTAYGTGVGRTKKEAEQKAAAAAWQALDAPDAPGAVNDAPQA; translated from the coding sequence GTGAGCCGTCCCCGGCAAGCCGTGCTGGATGCCCTCGGCGTGGATCTCGCCGACGACCTGCTCACGTTGGCAGTCACGCATCGCAGTTACGCCTATGAGCACGGCGGTCTGCCCACCAATGAGCGACTGGAGTTCCTGGGCGATGCCGTGCTCGGGCTGACCATTACCGACGAGTTGTTCCATCGCCACCCGGACAGGCCCGAGGGAGACCTGGCCAAACTGCGCTCCAGCGTGGTCAACACCACGGCCTTGGCCGATGTGGCGCGGGGCCTGACCGAGGACGGCCTGGGGGCCCACCTGCTGCTCGGCCGGGGCGAGGAAAACACCGGCGGCGCCGACAAATCCAGCATCTTGGCCGACGGGATGGAGTCCCTGCTGGGAGCGGTTTACCTCCAGCACGGAATCGACACTGCCCGGGAGGTGATCTTGCGCCTGTTCGGTCCGCTGCTCGACACCGCGGCCACGCTGGGTGCCGGCTTGGACTGGAAGACCAGCCTGCAGGAACTGACGGCCGCCCGCGGTCTGGGTGTGCCGTCCTATCAGGTCACCTCTACCGGACCCGACCATGACCGCGAGTTCACCGCGACCGCCGTTGTATCGGACACCGCGTACGGCACCGGCGTTGGCCGGACCAAGAAAGAGGCCGAGCAGAAGGCCGCGGCCGCGGCCTGGCAGGCGCTGGACGCCCCAGACGCACCGGGTGCGGTGAACGACGCACCGCAGGCCTGA
- a CDS encoding YceD family protein translates to MARHPGAGMKAARRQLPAPFVVNVSRLGRRPGALMPLQEQRISPTRIGLDLVAIPADGAVDLDLRVESVSEGVLVSGVVSARTAGECARCLQPLTGNVEVELTELFAYPDSTTDATTDEDEMGRVVDDAVDLEQAIVDAVGLALPLSPLCDPDCPGLCPDCGVVLATAEPGHHHDKIDPRWAKLAGMLEPEDAGPSDDGER, encoded by the coding sequence ATGGCGAGGCACCCCGGCGCAGGTATGAAGGCAGCACGGCGACAGTTGCCTGCGCCGTTCGTGGTCAATGTCTCCCGATTGGGACGGCGCCCCGGTGCGTTGATGCCGCTGCAGGAGCAGCGGATCAGCCCGACCCGCATCGGGCTGGATCTGGTGGCGATTCCTGCGGATGGCGCAGTCGATCTGGATCTGCGGGTGGAGTCGGTCTCCGAGGGTGTTCTGGTCAGTGGCGTGGTCTCCGCGCGCACCGCGGGCGAATGCGCGCGTTGCCTGCAACCGCTGACCGGCAATGTCGAGGTCGAGCTGACTGAGTTGTTCGCCTACCCCGACAGCACCACCGACGCCACCACCGACGAGGACGAGATGGGCCGTGTCGTCGATGACGCGGTCGATCTCGAACAGGCCATCGTTGACGCGGTCGGCCTGGCACTGCCGTTGTCCCCGTTGTGCGACCCGGACTGCCCCGGACTGTGCCCGGACTGTGGCGTGGTGCTGGCGACCGCAGAACCCGGCCACCACCACGACAAGATCGATCCGCGCTGGGCGAAATTGGCGGGAATGCTGGAACCCGAAGACGCCGGGCCGAGCGACGACGGTGAGCGGTGA
- the sepIVA gene encoding cell division protein SepIVA, translated as MYRVFEALDELGSIVEEARGVPMTAGCVVPRGDVLELIDDIRDAIPGELDDAQDVLDARDSVLNEAKEHAGSMVSSATAEADSLVAHARAEADRLLADAKGQADRMVAEARGHSERMLGEAREEAARLSATAKREFETATSRAQAECDRLVENGNAAYEKAVQEGIKEQQRLVSQNEVVTSARAESTRLIDSAHAESDRMRGECDIYVDAKLAEFEDFLNGTLRSINRGRHQLRTAAGTHDYATR; from the coding sequence GTGTACCGAGTGTTCGAAGCCCTTGACGAACTGGGCTCCATTGTTGAAGAGGCCCGGGGCGTGCCGATGACGGCAGGCTGCGTGGTACCCCGCGGTGACGTCCTGGAACTGATCGACGACATCCGCGACGCCATCCCCGGTGAGCTGGACGACGCCCAAGACGTCCTTGACGCCCGCGATTCGGTCCTCAACGAGGCCAAGGAGCACGCCGGATCGATGGTCAGCTCGGCCACCGCCGAAGCCGACTCGCTGGTCGCCCATGCGCGCGCGGAGGCCGACCGGTTGCTGGCCGACGCCAAGGGGCAGGCTGACCGGATGGTGGCCGAGGCCCGCGGACACAGCGAGCGGATGCTCGGCGAAGCACGCGAGGAAGCGGCCCGGCTCAGCGCCACCGCCAAACGCGAGTTCGAGACCGCCACCAGCCGCGCCCAGGCGGAATGCGACCGCTTGGTCGAGAACGGCAACGCCGCCTACGAGAAGGCTGTCCAGGAAGGCATCAAGGAACAGCAGCGCCTGGTTTCGCAGAACGAGGTGGTGACCTCGGCGCGCGCCGAATCCACCCGGCTGATCGATTCGGCACACGCCGAGTCCGACCGGATGCGCGGCGAATGCGACATCTACGTCGACGCCAAGCTGGCCGAATTCGAGGACTTCCTCAACGGCACGCTGCGTTCGATCAACCGCGGTCGTCACCAACTGCGTACCGCCGCGGGCACTCACGACTACGCGACTCGCTGA